The Haliaeetus albicilla chromosome 11, bHalAlb1.1, whole genome shotgun sequence sequence TTGGTTGGAAGAAGTTGTTATAGGCAGTGGAAAGCAGCCTGGCTGAGAGGAAACAAGCAGGTCTCTCTTGCTCGCAAACCTGGAAAATCCTCGCCTCCTAACAATTTTGAGCCTGGGACACTGGGGCAGATGTAGTGGCAGTGTAGGAGTTGCCCTGGCTGTAGAAAGCTCTCGAGACctgtgggaagaaaaggaggtaTTAAACACCACCACCAAGAAGTGCTGGGAAGAGGAGTACAAAATGCCCTGCACATTGTGGGACTGCCTCCAACAAGATAGATGTGTGTCTGGTCTGTACCCTGCACCATACATGGTACAAAATGGCAGTACACGGAGGAGTGACTCAGTGAAAACATGCCTCCACAGAAGCTGAATGGCATTTTCAGACAGCAGGGATATCTGCACCAAGCATCCCAGGGATGAGGAGTGCTGGCTGCACAGTGGGCAGGAGTGGCATTTAGCAGTGCCATCTTGTGAACCGAGGTCCAAAAAGAGAAGGCGCAGGCAGCAAGCCTGCAAGAGATTCTACACAAAGATGACAGATTTTCTTCAAGCTTGtgctttattttagaaaaaaagaggcaaagcTACAACACTAGtagccttttcttttaatatccCTAATACATGCCTCCAATGAACTTAAAACCAAAGTTCCTGGGGAAGATGGAGAGGAGGGGATTTCAGCCTGGCCTTCCTGGACTTCCACATGGATGGAGAGGACAGACCAGCCCTGCCTCCTCATAGCATCTGCAAACAGAAGTGAGTACTCAGAAAACCCTTGGACATTACTGTTACATGAAAAGGCCCATGGTTTCCCACAGGGAAAGGTCTGAGTCACTAGTCTTATGGGTTTTCCTCCCTTGTAAATCCCCAGTGGGTCTGCCAGGGTGGTGGAAATATTTGGAATATAATGATTTTATCCTGATACAAATTAGAAATCTTGAAAGTATTCCTAGTTCCAGGGCTTTTGCCCAAAGTATGTTGCAAACTGTGAAGTAGAGCTGAGAAGTGAGCCCTTGTTCCCAGGAAGAGAGAACTTTACAGGGAAGGTGGTAAGGTCATGAATGCTGGCAGCAGAGAGGCCTCATGTAGCAGTGCAAACTCCCATGAACTCCAGTTTCACCAGGTGAAAGTCTCTAGAGATACATGAACTTCCATGAACTGCTCTGGCAACATCTGAGCTGATGCAGAAGTTTAGGCCAGCAGATCAGCAACTAGCCCAGACTGGCAACTCAGTTTTTCCACCAAAGTATCAAGCATGGGTCTTTAAGATAtgaaatgagatttaaaaagaacaacTAGCAAATTATTGCACCTATGCAAGAGAGTGAGGATGACTTAAGAACTCATAGTGGAGATACAAAAACTTTTGCAAGGGATGGAGGCCTTCACTAGCACCTCTGAGCAACGGGGAAACTCCCATTAAGGCACTGCTGCACAGCAAACCCAGCACACTCCAACGAAGCACCCAGTTCACCCGGGCCCCTCACTAATTCCCACCAAGTCCTACATCCCCCTATCATCACAACATCTTCTGCTCAGTTGGATGAGATCTGTCTGCCTGCAAAAATGTCATAGCTCAGGAGAGCATATGGCCAGACTGAGCAAACTGAGCACAGGCAGTGCCACAGCCCTGACAGTTCTCTCTACCTGCCTTTGCCACTGCTGTTGGGACCTCACAGGTACACAGCCCCAGAGCAATCTTGGGCTGGAAGCTTCCAGCTCTTTTTGAAGTTCTCACAACACGCCAGACAtgctctgcagcctcccagAGCACCTCTGGCCCTCCCAGGGGAGCAGTTCCTCATATCGGAGTCAGACATCAACAAAACAGGACTTGTGCATGCCAGCTTCCAGCGGGAGGTTAGGTGGGCTTCTTTGGTCATTGCATGTGCAAGGACTAGTTGCCAGGTTGCACTAACCTATACCCAGCCCCTCACAAGTGAAGCTCTGTCTCAGCTTGGGAAGCCATTCCCCAGATATCCTCTCAAGTTCTTGATTTCTCTCTTCTCTACCTGCTTCTTTCAGTCTTCCTCTCCTCTAGGAGACCTTGAAGAGGTCAGAGTCCCGAGGTCTAGGCCTCTTTTCTTATGTCTTTATCTTCTGTTTCCCAGCAAGTCCTTTCTTGTCTATTGTGATGCCTGGAAACATTTCTGTCCTTGCTAGATGAGTGTTTTATACTTTCCTCTCTTGTGAGGCCAGAGACCCCTAGGGAGAGAGACTGAAGCAATTGCTGTGCACTGAGGAGAACATGTCAGTATGTTCTTTGGCATATTCCACACAGCGTGAACTCCACTGATAATGTCAGGAAGACTTCAGGAAAAAGCAAGAATGGCTCACCCCACTGAGAGCTTGTACAATCAATACCGAAGAACAGAAAATCCAAATGGCACTGAAGTACTTGAAAGATGCTCTCGTGACAGTGAATTTTTGGGAGCATCTCAGTAGAAGAGTGTGCCTCTAGTGTGATCTCTTTAACAATGAACTTTAGGTGAAACAAAACAAGTTTTATGACCACATTATAAATTTCTTAACCTCTGCTGGCCTCTGCAGTTGTTTGAGATAAGGTGTGTCTTCAATGGCCAATTAACACCAAGAGAAGTCCTAGTTTCATAACACAGGGCAGTCTAACAAGTGATTGACTGGTAATATTGACTAACTCAGCCACATGATCCAAAACTTTTTGTTGAGCTAACATAGCCCTTCAGTATATAAACTTGGGCTCCAGCAGCCAGTCACACCCTCCTGAGCCACAGAAGCAAATGGACTTCCTGGGAGCAGCCACTGTTGTCCTCCTGGTTTGCATTGCTTGCCTGCTATCCTTCACAGCATGGAGCGGGAGGTCTGGAAAGGGGAAGATGCCTCCGGGACCGGCTCCTCTTCCCATCCTAGGTAATGTGCTGCAAGTGAAACCAAAGAACCTGGCCAAAACCCTCCAGAAGGTAAGGCTACTTTCTTCTTCTTACTTTCTTCTGCAGGCAAGAAATGTGTGGGACCTGTGCATTGGGACAACCTGTGGCCATAGCTTGATGAGTGGCAAtcccagagaagcagaaaagtacTGGGGGTCTCAGCTGCTCCCCCTCACTGCTGTTGCCATTGTTGTCCAGTGCCTGATAGCTGGGAACCCTCTCCACAACCACATTTATCATGAGAGGACCAAATCTTGATGTTGCTGGTCTGTGAGGCTGCACTGCCCACAGTGGGATGCAGCAGCAAGGCCACTTTTCAACTCCTCCTCCCTATCTGCTCCATGGCCATGTTCTCTTTTGCATTTTGACAGCTCAGTGAAGAGTATGGACCAGTGTTCACAGTGCACTTGGGCTCTGACCCAGTGGTGGTGCTGCATGGACACGATGCAGTGAAAGAAGCCTTGGTTGATCGCGCGGATGAGTTTGCTGCCAGAGGACACATGCCAATAGGAGACAGGGCTAACAATGGATTAGGTGTGTTTGCTGATCGAGCTCCTTctgaggagaagggaagggctGAGGGTGCGTTCGGCAGATTAGAGCTGGAGTGTACCATGCATGAGAGAAGACTGCGGGGAGTGGGTGGGTCCcacctggagaagggaaggcagagTGGGCTGTAATTGCTGGCTTCCACTCAAAGAGGGTAGCAGAGAAATGGAACCGGATTCATCTCAGCGATAGGCAGTGAAAGGGCAAGCGGCAACAGTCACcagctgcagcaagggaaattaTCTGCGGTTATGAGTAGTGAATTGTTCACAGGGAGGTTGGGTATGTAGTGGAGAAGGCTAAAAGCAGGCAGTTGGACTGCAGGACCTCTAGAGATTGCCTCCAAACCACACTATGACACTACCACGTCAGTGCTCTCCCAGGGACAGGATTCACTGTCACCATGAGCCTCAGTTCATCTCACACCCAGCACATCCAAGCCAGgtcttccctcttcctctgcagGGATTGTTTTTAGCAACAACAAGGAGTGGTTACAAGTCCCGCGGTTTGCTCTCAGTACTCTGCGCAACTTTGGAATGGGGAAAAGGAGCACTGAAGAGAGGATCCAGGAGGAAACTGAGTACTTGCTGGAAGAGATCAACAAAACAAAGGGTATGGTTCACTTTTAATACAGCTTATGTTTGCAAAAAAAGGACTATATTAAGGAAGCCCATGTCTTCAGCATAGAATTGAAGTTCCCATGTGTTTGGTCCATGCACCAGCTACCCCTCATTACAAAGCAGTAAACAATTCTGTAATAATGTACTATTCTTTTTGGAGGACCTTTCTGTGTTACTCAGAGACTGTGATCTGATATTTCCACTAACAACCAGAGCTCAGGTTACCCACAGCAGCCATAAGTAGCCatagtttgggtttgtttttttttttatggtttgtAACTTTTCTGAAATCACAGGAACACCTTTTAACCCAACCTTcatgctgagctgtgctgtctCCAATGTCATATGCTCCATCATCTTTGGGAAATGATACGACTATGAAGACAAGAAGTTCCTGGCCCTGATGAGCAACATGAACAACATCTTTGAGATGATCAACTCCCCATGGGGACAGGTACATTCAGTAGCCATATCACAGTGGCAACATTCCCCCAGGGGAGCAGGAGGCCTCCCTCCCAATGAAGCCCCATTTCAGTCTTCTAACTAGGACCCCATCAATGCGTTGCTGCACAGGAGGGTATTCATTCAAGAGCAAGAAGCACCCTCACCAATGGAGTTGGCTTTGCCAGCTAAGTGCAGCTTCCCCTTAGTCCTGAATACCCTTCTTCCCCACCTTTAAGGTTCCTACTACTACTAAGCAAGCTCCAACCACCCTGTCAGACTGCCCAGCCTCATAGCCCTTCTGCTTGGCTCACTTGAGAGTGTTGTGGCCTTCCTAGGCTTTTTTGCTAATATCAAAGGATGGGGCAATGGTCATGCTAGGGAccttcctgtttctttccttccagctgTACCAGATGTTCTCAAAGATCCTGGATTACTTGCCTGGCCCACACAACAAAATATTCACAGAATTTGATGCTCTAAAAGCCTTTGTGTCAGAGGAGGTGAAGATGCACCAAGCCTCCCTAGatcccagctccccccaggATTTCATCGACTGCTTCCTCAGAAGAATGCAGGAGGTAAGGAGACAGCATGCAGCCCCAGCGCATGTGCAAACATATCTACACTGAGCCCCTTCCCTCTCCTAAGTAACAGAGACATCGGGATGACCCCTTCCCAGGCGGCTGACCTGTGCAGTGGGAAGACACCAACGATACCCCAGATATTGCCTGTGCTAGAGCTTATAGCTCTGTGTCTGCACATTCAGCAGCCACTACCTGCAGCTGCTTGGACAGCCAGACCTTCATCTGCTCTCACCAAAACACAGGGACATTTGCAGTCTGGTCTTGCAGTTCTTTCACCAGAAAGCAGTTGGCACAGCAAGGGCAAACAGGCAGCTATGTACCATTCGGTGCACAGCTTGAAAGAAGGTTGCTCTGGGGTTCAGCTTACTGCACAAAGATAGCATTGCAATGTCCCAGATGGCTGCTGCACCTTAGCAGAGAAATGCAACAGCTCTAGGCAAAGGGGAAGGCCTGGGATGACACAAGAAAGGGCCACTTTTCTTAGCTCAGCCAGAGAAACAGCTCAGCCTTTTCCCTAGGAGAACGAGCATCCCAATTCCAGTTTCCACATGAAGAACCTGATAACCAGCACCTTCGACTTGTTCATTACCGGAACTGAGACAATTAGCACCACTGTAAGATATGGGCTTCTGCTTCTTCTCAAATACCCGCAGATGCAAGGTACCAGTCTGTGGCCTCTTCCTCTCTAGCTATTCCCCTGGGCTGGGCGTGTGTCTAACACCACATCCTTCTTCCAACgtttctcctctctctcatATTTTACCCAAAAGGGCAAGGTCCTTGCACCATCATTCCCCAGGGTGGCCGTTAGAGATCCCTCAGCTTCACTGGCATCATCATCAGCTGCACTCCCCTCACAGCCAGGGACGCGACTGTGTCCACATCTTTATCTCCCAGTTATACACACATTAGCCAAGTCACCAGGAGGACATTCTTTGCATGGGCCACAGTGGAGCTATGTTCTAGTCCACACCAAAACCAACATCAATGCTCCTGTCATCTGTGGACAGCTTATGGAAACCTGTTTAGGTACGTTTGATTTTATTTACCCATTTTATGGTTTGTGCCTTTCATGACAGAGAAAGTTCAAGAAGAGATTGACCAGGTAGTGGGACGATCACGAAGACCTTGTGTGGCTCATCAGACCCAGATGCCCTACACAGATGCAGTGGTCCATGAAATCCAGCGCTTCATTTCCCTCATCCCCATGGGTCTCCCTCACACTGTGACCAAAGACACCGGCTTCAGAGAGTACGTCATTCCCAAGGTTAGTGGGCAAGCTTCTTCAAGTTCAACAACAAGGTGGCAGCATGTTTGCTCTTAGGCTGTCAGTTACAAGCCAGAAGCTACAAATGCTGTAGCCTGACCTCGTTGTCACCCAGCCCTTCATGAAGATTTTATCCTGAGGCTCCTGTAGCTCACTTGCAATCCCTTGTTCCCATTCCATGGGCCGACTGGAACAGTAGCTCTGCCCAACACCTTTGCTCACTTGCTCTGCAGCTTTACCTATCTGCAGAAACACAGTGcgttaacaaaaaaaaacaaccccagaTCAGTGACTCCTCACACAAAAGGCAGCAAAGCTATGGAACTGCTCACCACCATCCAGGAGAGCCTGTACATGTGCTTGGATGCAAAGTCAGTTGGTGGTTATTGAGCACAGAAAGCCCCTGAGCCACAAAGTACTTGAGGCTATGTTTGCATTCAAGGGAACAAGCAAAACCTGTTTGCTGTTCTCACACACTTCTTGAGGCAGTCACTGGTGGCCACTGCCAGAGGCAGGCTGATGGGCTAGAGCAACCCACGGCCTGGCCTGGCCCATGGCAGCGATGCTCATGTTACATACTGTCTTCTAGGTGACCGTGTACAGCAGGGGAACAGCAGCACACAGGCTGTTGGCGTTTTGATTTTCAGCTGCCTCTGTAAAATCAAAACGCAGGACCCAGAGAACTGCTCAGCTTCCAGCAGAGGGCTCTTGTGTCATCACTGCTGGATTATTTATCCCACCCCCACATCAATGGCTGGtcaggaagagggaaggaagcgGATCGTGGCAGGAGAAATTtgccaggagaggggaagagagctTCACTTCCACAGCTTTGTGTGCTTTCGCTTTTGGGGGctcacagaaaagaaggaacGTAGTGCATCTACAAGTTCATTATTGTGAAACActaagaaagaggaagaattaGGTGGGGTGTCCCCAGATGACCTGAGCAAGGTGAGGATAAATGGTCTGAAAGTGAGAGGGAGCATTCAGGAAAAGCAGCCAACGACTGTCCCTGCTGTGACATCTAGCAGGGTCTCCCTAAAGCTGCCTCCCCAGCGGAAGGGTCCCCAAAGGCAAACAAAAGGCACTGGtagggctgtgctgggaagtTCAGTCTTAACCTGGCAGGCAGTCGGATCTAAGTGATCTAACTTGTCTCCGCTTCATGTTGTGCTCTTCTTGTGTTACCTCAGGGCACCACAGTCTTTCCCATCCTCAGTTCTGTCCTCCATGACAGTAAAGAGTTTCCAAACCCAAATGAGTTCAACCCTGGACATTTCTTGAATGACAATGGCACCTTTAGGAAGAGTGAGTTCTTCATGCCCTTCTCAGCAGGTAAAGCACAGGCTTTCTCTCTGTTGATGTCCTCCTCTGGTGACCACCCTGCCCTTCCCTATAACACACTCTCCCTCTTCCCAGCGTGGTCCCCCTAGTGCTTCCTTGGGACTCACTGCTCTCTGGATaactcctccctgctgctcccttccccagctgcaTCTCCCATCTTGTTCAGGCCTGGTGGCTTCTCAGACCTCCTACTAGGAGGTGCCAATGTAACGACATGAATGGGACCCACTGACACTTTCTAAAATACCTGTCACCTTCCTATACAACCACCAGAGTCATCCTTAACCAACCTGTCTTTCTGTGGTAGCTCTACTTTTCCCCAGCACCTCTTAAGTACCTCTCAGGACGCATGCAACCACTCACCTACCAATAGCTCCAACCCTCTGCTTTCTCACCCGTGCTTTATGTCACCTTGCTCTCTCTCATCTTGCCTCCTGTGATGCCTCCTCCATGTTTAAGACTTCTACTCCTGTTCTTCCTTCGCACACCCAGCCAAACTGCTAAGGGTCTTTTTCTCCAACAAACTCTTCTCTTGCAAATGTCCTTAGTAATCCTGACAGTCATCTCACTGCTGTGGCTGTATCCCGTAAATAAAGCTGTGCAACACATCTGCTTAGTACAAACTCTAGTCTACTCAGCAACACCTGTTGAGTGCTATTTGCTGTTTTCACTTCCAGGCAAGCGAATGTGCCCTGGAGAGGGCCTGGCACGCATGGAGATATTCTTACTCATAACCACCATCCTGCAGAACTTTACCTTGAAGCCTGTTGTCGATCCCCAGGAACTCAACATAACCCCAATACTGAGTGGGACAGGCAATGTACCTCCTGCCTACCAGCTCTGTGCTCTCCCCCGCTGAAAAGCACAAAACCTCTCTCCACGGTATCCTGAGCCTGGCTACTCCTTTACATCTCCCTTACTAAAACCAACAGCAGAAGCATTGGCTCACCTTTGCAAGGCCTCCAGGAAGGCAACCCAAACACAGAGTAGATACATGCACAGAGTAGACACCTTCAAAGACTCCCAGAACTGCTCCGCTACATTGCAAGGAGGCCCTGGGTGACGTTGCAGCCTGTGCACTGACGCTCTGTCCACAGGTTCATTGAGTGCAGTGACTGCATCAAACAGCTGATTTTCTCATAAACATGGCTCGCATGGCTGCCCATGACCTGCTTCTCCCACAGCACGTGTTCCACCAACGGCAGTACGCTTTGCAGATGGATAGCGCTGCTTGTGTGTATGTTAATGACCcagtaaagaaaaatctgtttatgaGGATTTGAGccattattttctttgggtttggGCAGCACCCACATCTGCTGTTCCACTGCGGAGTAGGTCCACAGTGCCTGTGGCCAGCACCGTGTGGGAAGGGCCCCCActgctgctgggcctgtggcTGGCTGCAGCACACTACCTG is a genomic window containing:
- the LOC104315668 gene encoding LOW QUALITY PROTEIN: cytochrome P450 2C9-like (The sequence of the model RefSeq protein was modified relative to this genomic sequence to represent the inferred CDS: substituted 1 base at 1 genomic stop codon) — its product is MDFLGAATVVLLVCIACLLSFTAWSGRSGKGKMPPGPAPLPILGNVLQVKPKNLAKTLQKLSEEYGPVFTVHLGSDPVVVLHGHDAVKEALVDRADEFAARGHMPIGDRANNGLGIVFSNNKEWLQVPRFALSTLRNFGMGKRSTEERIQEETEYLLEEINKTKGTPFNPTFMLSCAVSNVICSIIFGKXYDYEDKKFLALMSNMNNIFEMINSPWGQLYQMFSKILDYLPGPHNKIFTEFDALKAFVSEEVKMHQASLDPSSPQDFIDCFLRRMQEENEHPNSSFHMKNLITSTFDLFITGTETISTTVRYGLLLLLKYPQMQEKVQEEIDQVVGRSRRPCVAHQTQMPYTDAVVHEIQRFISLIPMGLPHTVTKDTGFREYVIPKGTTVFPILSSVLHDSKEFPNPNEFNPGHFLNDNGTFRKSEFFMPFSAGKRMCPGEGLARMEIFLLITTILQNFTLKPVVDPQELNITPILSGTGNVPPAYQLCALPR